The genomic region GTATGAAATGGAAAATGAAAATACAAATACCGAACATCACTATGTGCCCCGTGAAGAACTTGCGGAACAGGCAAAAACATATTGGGGCGAACTGAAAGATAAAGAATTAAAAATGAAGGATCGCGGCGCTATCCCGATACAGGAAATGCCGGTACTTGAACCGCATGCCAGAGCCCGCCTTATGGACGAGGTTGCAACCGGCTATACCGAAGAACAGGCGCGGATAGAGGCGGAACGTTGCTTAAACTGTAAGAACCGCCCCTGCGTACAGGGTTGTCCGGTCGGTATACCCATCCCCGAATTTATCACCTGTATTCAGAAGGGAGATTTTAAGGCTTCTGTCGATACGATTAAAACGACGAACTTGCTTCCCGCTATCTGCGGCCGCGTATGTCCGCAAGAAAAACAGTGCCAAGCAGTATGTACCGTCGGCAAAATGCATAAATCAGTGGATAAGGCGGTTGCAATCGGCAGATTGGAACGCTTTGTTGCGGATTGGGAACGAAACAATAATAAGACGACGATTCCACCGGTTGCTCCCGATACCGGAAAGAAAGTCGCAATTATCGGATCGGAACCTGCGGGACTTGCCGCCGCTGCCGATATCCGCCGTGCCGGTCATGCGGTAACCGTATTCGAAGCATTCCATAAAACGGGCGGCGTTATGGTGTACGGAATCCCCGAATTCCGGCTCCCCAAAGACATTGTCGCTAAAGAAGTGGAAAATCTTAAAAAGATGGGCGTCAAATTTGAAACCAACTTTTTAGTCGGACGGACGGCAACGCTGGAACAGCTGCTTCAAGAAGACGGATTCGATGCAGCCTTTATCGGTACCGGCGCTGGGCTTCCTAAGTTTATGAACATTGAGGGAGAAAACCTCATCGGCGTATTCAGCGCAAACGAATACCTAACTCGCGCCAATTTGATGAAAGCCTATCAGGAAGATAAAGCGGATACGCCGCTGTATCCTGCAAAGGTTGTTGCGGTTATCGGCGGCGGGAACGTCGCGATGGATGCCGCCCGTATGGGATACCGGCTCGGCGCCGACAAAGTGTACTGTATTTATCGCCGCACCCGTGCCGAAATGCCCGCCCGTGCCGAAGAAATCGCCCATGCGGAAGAAGAAGGCGTTGAGTTCTGCTTTTTGCAAAACCCGACACGCTTTATCGGCGACAAAGACGGCAAGGTGTGCGCAGTCGAAGTACTAAACTACGAACTCGGCGAACCCGACGCTTCCGGCCGCCGCAGCCCCGTCGCCATTCCGGGCACCGAACACCAAATCCCGGTGGATACGGTTATCGTTGCGCTCGGCAATAGCTCTAACCCGCTGATGGCAAAGACGACGGAAGGATTGCAGGTAACCAAGACCGGCAACATCATCGTCGATGAAAACCAGAAAACCAGTATCCCGAAAGTGTGGTCGGGCGGAGACATCGTACTCGGTGCGGCAACTGTCATCCTCGCTATGGGCGAAGGGCGCAAAGCGGCGGCGAGCATTAACGAATATCTAGCGCAGTAAAAAAGGAGAAAACCGTATGAAAAAGTATGTGCCGGAACCGTTTAGAATCAAAATGGTAGAGCCCATCAAGATGACAACCCGCGAAGAGCGTATCAAAAAGCTTGAAGCGGCCAAGTACAATATGTTCAACCTGCGCGGGGAAGATGTGTACATCGACTTATTAACCGACAGCGGAACAAACGCAATGAGCGATAGACAGTGGGCGGGCGTCATGGTCGGGGATGAGGCGTATGCCGGCGGCAAAAGCTACTTTAAATTGCTCGAAGCGGGACAGGATATTTTCGGATACGAATTTATCCAGCCGGTACATCAAGGCCGTGCAGCGGAAAAAGTTATGTTCCCCTTATTGCTTAAAAAAGGGCAGTTCGCTATTTCCAATATGTTCTTTGATACGACACGAGCTCACGTAACATTATCCGGCGGAAAACCGGTAGACTGCGTGTGTGCGGAAGCAAAAAAACCGTCCGTCTATGCTCCGTTTAAGGGCAATATGGACGTTGAAAAACTTGAAAAGTATATCAACGAATGCGGAAAAGAAAATGTCGGCATGATTGTTATGACTATTACCAATAATTCAGCCGGCGGTCAGCCCGTGTCGATGCAAAACATCCGTGAGGTTTCTGCGGTCGCAAAAAAATACGGCATCTTGTTTAATATCGATGCCGCTCGTTTTGCGGAAAACGCCTATTTTATCAAAGAACGCGAAGCGGGATATGACAATAAATCCATTAAAGATATTGTCCGCGAGATGTTCAGCTATGCCGACACCTTTACGATGAGCGCAAAAAAGGATGCAATCGTCAACATGGGCGGTCTTATCGGTATTAAAAACAACAAAGATATTTACCAGCTGATTAAAGGCAACTGTATTTCGTTTGAAGGTTTTATTACCTACGGCGGTCTTTCCGGCCGCGATTTGGAAGCCTTGGCTATCGGTCTCTACGAAGGTATCGATGAAGAATATCTGAAATACCGCAATGCTTCTATGGAATATTTGGCATCTCAGCTGCTTGATGCCGGTGTTGCCATTCAGAATCCTGCAGGCGGGCATGGTGTCTATGTCGATGCAAACGCAATGTTCCCGCATATTCCCTACTATGAATTCCCCGGCCATACGCTCTGCGTAGAGCTGTACAAAGAAGCAGGTATCCGTACCTGCGATATCGGTTCATTCATGCTCGGCAATGATCCTGAAACGGGCAAGCAGATTAAGTCCGAGTTTGAGTTTGCGCGGCTTGCGATCCCGCGGCGTGTGTATACGCAGGCTCATTTGGATGTTATTGCCGAAGCGTTAATCACCATAAAGGATAGGGCTTCGCAGGTGAAAGGGTACCGTATTATTTGGGAACCGCCGATTTTGCGCCACTTCCAAGCTCATTTGGAACCTATTAAATAGCCAAGCGGGTATTCGGAGCGCAAAACGTACTAATCCACTAATCCACCTATTAAAAAGAAATGGCTATGATACATAAAGAAACACGACGCGATCAATTCGGATCACAGGTTGGGTTTATTCTTGCCTGTATCGGTTCCGCCGTTGGAATGGGAAATATCTGGCTGTTTCCGTTCCGTGTCGGACAGTTTGGAGGAGCGGCGTTTTTAATTCCTTATATTGTTTTTGTTATTGTTATCGGCTACACCGGCATTGTAGAAGAAATGTGCTTAGGGCGGGCGATGAGAACAGGCCCGCACGGCGCGTTTCTGAAAGCGACTCAAATGCACGGCAGTAATTCCGGCGCCGCTATCGGCTGGATTCCCGTTATCGGGTCGCTCGGTATTGCAATCGGATACACGGTTGTTGTCGGGTGGATTATCCGCTTTACGGTGGGGCCTTTTTCGGGTTCCATGCTTGCAGCAGAGAACAGCAGCGCATATTTCGGTGCCATTGCCGGACGGCTTTCAAGTATACCGTGGCACAGTATCGCAATTATCGGCTGCTTTATAATTATGGCAGCAGGTATTTCATCAGGTATCGAAAAAGTCAACAAGGTGATGATGCCTGCATTTTTCGGCTTGTTTATTATTCTTGCCATTCGTGTTGCGACATTACCGAAAGCAGCTGACGGATATACCTTTTTATTTAAAGCAGACTGGAGTAAATTAGCTGATGTAAAAACGTGGGTTTATGCACTTGGTCAAGCATTCTTTTCGTTATCCCTCGCCGGAAGCGGTACTGTGGTATACGGCAGCTATTTGAAGGATAATGAAGATGCTCCGACCAGTGCAAAATTCACGGCGATATTCGATACGCTCGCAGCGCTGCTTGCGGCATTAGTTATTATCCCCGCGGTCTTTGTGTATAACCTTGAACCGACAGCAGGGCCTCCGTTGATGTTTATCACCATGCCGATGATCTTTAAAGAAATGCCTGCCGGCACCCTGTTTTCGATTATATTCTTTGTTGCGGTATTGTTCGCCGGCATTACTTCTTTAATCAACCTATATGAGACACCGGTAGAAATGCTACAGCAAAAGTTTAAGCTCAGCCGGAAGTCCGCTCTTGCAATTGTGCTCGGTCTCGGATTTGCCGTAGGGCTGATTGTAGAAGACGGAAACATACTCGGAACATGGATGGATGTTATCAGTATCTACATTATCCCGCTTGGCGCCTTACTTGCCGGTGTTATGTTCTTCTGGGTATGCGGTAAAGATTTTGTGGTAAATGAAGTTTCAAAAGGCCGTTTAAAGCCGGTCGGCAGCGTCTATGCCGCACAGGGAAAGTATATCTATTGTGGCCTTACCCTTATCGTGTACATCCTTGGTATTTTCTACGGCGGTATCGGCTAACGCGATCGAAGCTGTTGCCAAGCATCAGCAGATCGACATATCAAAAATCCTAGACAAGAAGCGATAAATATTATACGGTATGTACCTGCCGATTAACAATTTTACCATTTTATTAATCGCTTTATTTATAATTAATATAGTAAAGAGGAGTGTAATATGACGTTAAAACAGAAAATCATCATACTCGGTTGTAGTATTGCCCTAATCGCAGGCGTACCTCTTTTTGCAAAACCAAAAACGGTTTCCGTTGCGGTCTTTGTGCCCGGTATTGTCAAAGGAAATCCGACGTATGAATTGCTCGTAGAGGGTGTGCAGGATGCGAAGGTGCAGCTGGACAAAAAGGGGAAACCGGTTACCGTCAAGGTTGTAGAAGGCGGTGTGAATCAGGGTGAATGGCAAAACGGATTGACGGCGCTTGCCTTAAGCAAAAAGTATGATCTCATTATCAGTTCCAATCCTTCGTTGCCGGCAATCGCGGAAAAGGTGCTGCAAGCCGCGCCCAAACAAAAATTCCTGCTGCTGGACGGCTACCTTGCCGGAAACGCACAAATAAAAACAGTCGGATTTAATCAGTACGAACAGGGTTACCTCAACGGTTACTACGCCGCGCTCGTAAGCAGCAGTTCGATGAAGAATGCAAACGCTGCGTATAAGATCGGCCTTCTCGCCGGACAGGAATTCCCGGTTATGAATGACAAAATACGGAAAGGCTACTTGGACGGAGCAAAAGCCGTCAATAAAAACTTTGAGCTCGATTTCCGTGTCCTCGGTAATTGGTATGACGCCGCAAAAGCCTCCGAACTGGCCGCTTCGATGATTAAAAACAATGTGGATGTCATCTTAACAATCTGCGGCGGCGGAAATGCAGGCGTTGTGGCAGCCGCCCGTGAACACGGTGCGTATGTGATGTGGTTTGACCGGCCGGGCTATTCCTACGGGAAGGACATTGTCGTCGGTTCAACGGAAGTCAGCCAAAAGACAGCCTGTACCGATTCCGTGATTGCCTTTGTGGAAGGACGCTTGGAGTTCGGCACATCGGCAGAACTCGGCATAAAAGACGGTGCGGTAAACTTTGCTTTTGAAGGAGTACCTTCCGCCGTACCGGCAGACATTACTCAAAAAGTAAAACAACTGATAGACGGCGTTAAAACCGGAGCATTGACCTTATCCGCTCACTAGGATTCCTTTGTGTTTTCGACGGAAAACTTACGCTTTACGTTTCCGGAAAACGGTATTACGGCTGTAGACGGGGTAAGCATTGAGTTTGAGGCAGGTAAGATACATGCGCTGTTAGGCGAAAACGGCGCCGGAAAATCAACGCTTGCCCGCCTCTGTACCGGTCATTTACAGCCGGACGGCGGCCGCATCCTTTACAACGGCGAAGCGCTGGACTTACGTTCCGCTGCGGACGGTATTGCACAGGGGCTCGTGCTGACGCCGCAGCATCCGCAGCTTTCGGCGGAGCTTACGGTATGGGAAAATCTTGCAATCGGATTACACACCGAAAAAGATATCGCCGCCAACGTTCTTTCGCCCCAAAAAACTCAAAACGCAATTGCGGCGGCGCTCGCCCGCTACGATATCGTACTGCCGCTCACCCAAAAAGCGGAAACGCTCGATACGGCGCAGCTGCACTGGGCGGCAATCGGAGAAGCGCTGCTTAAAAATCCTTCCGTATTCTTTTTAGACGAACCATCCGCCTCCTTTAGTCCGCAGGAAATTACCCAGCTGTACGGCATACTCCGCAGCTGCGCGGACAGGGGCGCATGTATTATCGTAGTAACACACCGCATTCAAGAAGTGTTGAGCTTTATGGACACGGTGCATATTCTGCGGAACGGTAAAACGGTCTGGAACGGTTCTATCGATTCTACCGTAAATGCAAACCTCCTGCTGCAAGAAATTTTCGGTTCCGAACAGGCGGAATGGACCGCCGCCGAAGTACAATCGGATACT from Treponema vincentii harbors:
- a CDS encoding tryptophanase; this translates as MKKYVPEPFRIKMVEPIKMTTREERIKKLEAAKYNMFNLRGEDVYIDLLTDSGTNAMSDRQWAGVMVGDEAYAGGKSYFKLLEAGQDIFGYEFIQPVHQGRAAEKVMFPLLLKKGQFAISNMFFDTTRAHVTLSGGKPVDCVCAEAKKPSVYAPFKGNMDVEKLEKYINECGKENVGMIVMTITNNSAGGQPVSMQNIREVSAVAKKYGILFNIDAARFAENAYFIKEREAGYDNKSIKDIVREMFSYADTFTMSAKKDAIVNMGGLIGIKNNKDIYQLIKGNCISFEGFITYGGLSGRDLEALAIGLYEGIDEEYLKYRNASMEYLASQLLDAGVAIQNPAGGHGVYVDANAMFPHIPYYEFPGHTLCVELYKEAGIRTCDIGSFMLGNDPETGKQIKSEFEFARLAIPRRVYTQAHLDVIAEALITIKDRASQVKGYRIIWEPPILRHFQAHLEPIK
- a CDS encoding sodium-dependent transporter codes for the protein MIHKETRRDQFGSQVGFILACIGSAVGMGNIWLFPFRVGQFGGAAFLIPYIVFVIVIGYTGIVEEMCLGRAMRTGPHGAFLKATQMHGSNSGAAIGWIPVIGSLGIAIGYTVVVGWIIRFTVGPFSGSMLAAENSSAYFGAIAGRLSSIPWHSIAIIGCFIIMAAGISSGIEKVNKVMMPAFFGLFIILAIRVATLPKAADGYTFLFKADWSKLADVKTWVYALGQAFFSLSLAGSGTVVYGSYLKDNEDAPTSAKFTAIFDTLAALLAALVIIPAVFVYNLEPTAGPPLMFITMPMIFKEMPAGTLFSIIFFVAVLFAGITSLINLYETPVEMLQQKFKLSRKSALAIVLGLGFAVGLIVEDGNILGTWMDVISIYIIPLGALLAGVMFFWVCGKDFVVNEVSKGRLKPVGSVYAAQGKYIYCGLTLIVYILGIFYGGIG
- a CDS encoding BMP family ABC transporter substrate-binding protein — its product is MTLKQKIIILGCSIALIAGVPLFAKPKTVSVAVFVPGIVKGNPTYELLVEGVQDAKVQLDKKGKPVTVKVVEGGVNQGEWQNGLTALALSKKYDLIISSNPSLPAIAEKVLQAAPKQKFLLLDGYLAGNAQIKTVGFNQYEQGYLNGYYAALVSSSSMKNANAAYKIGLLAGQEFPVMNDKIRKGYLDGAKAVNKNFELDFRVLGNWYDAAKASELAASMIKNNVDVILTICGGGNAGVVAAAREHGAYVMWFDRPGYSYGKDIVVGSTEVSQKTACTDSVIAFVEGRLEFGTSAELGIKDGAVNFAFEGVPSAVPADITQKVKQLIDGVKTGALTLSAH
- the gltA gene encoding NADPH-dependent glutamate synthase translates to MENENTNTEHHYVPREELAEQAKTYWGELKDKELKMKDRGAIPIQEMPVLEPHARARLMDEVATGYTEEQARIEAERCLNCKNRPCVQGCPVGIPIPEFITCIQKGDFKASVDTIKTTNLLPAICGRVCPQEKQCQAVCTVGKMHKSVDKAVAIGRLERFVADWERNNNKTTIPPVAPDTGKKVAIIGSEPAGLAAAADIRRAGHAVTVFEAFHKTGGVMVYGIPEFRLPKDIVAKEVENLKKMGVKFETNFLVGRTATLEQLLQEDGFDAAFIGTGAGLPKFMNIEGENLIGVFSANEYLTRANLMKAYQEDKADTPLYPAKVVAVIGGGNVAMDAARMGYRLGADKVYCIYRRTRAEMPARAEEIAHAEEEGVEFCFLQNPTRFIGDKDGKVCAVEVLNYELGEPDASGRRSPVAIPGTEHQIPVDTVIVALGNSSNPLMAKTTEGLQVTKTGNIIVDENQKTSIPKVWSGGDIVLGAATVILAMGEGRKAAASINEYLAQ